One Corynebacterium yudongzhengii DNA window includes the following coding sequences:
- the mobA gene encoding molybdenum cofactor guanylyltransferase, translating to MPSLTPGVDVIILAGGRGSRIGGRDKAAVKVDGSRLIDVLLDDLATQPGLMQVAVVTARGLEVRKGVQVVAEDPPFSGPVAAIDAGVRALRAGTPSARTAILAVDAPDSAQLIDVLAAALTGTAEAAVVVAGDGRRQPLCAVWDTAALHRVLESLESVENQPARVLYKEVAVAEVKGDGLERDYDTLAELADYGELED from the coding sequence ATGCCTAGCCTCACCCCAGGCGTCGACGTCATCATCCTCGCCGGCGGCCGCGGCTCGCGCATCGGCGGGCGCGACAAGGCGGCGGTGAAAGTCGATGGCAGTCGTCTCATTGACGTGCTTCTCGACGACCTTGCCACCCAACCCGGCCTTATGCAGGTCGCGGTGGTCACCGCCCGCGGCCTCGAGGTCCGTAAAGGGGTGCAGGTAGTCGCGGAGGATCCGCCGTTTTCGGGTCCCGTCGCCGCTATCGACGCCGGCGTGCGCGCCCTGCGCGCGGGCACACCGTCGGCGCGCACGGCCATTTTGGCCGTCGATGCGCCAGATTCAGCGCAGCTTATCGACGTCCTCGCCGCCGCCCTCACCGGTACCGCAGAGGCGGCGGTGGTGGTGGCCGGCGACGGCCGGCGCCAACCGTTGTGCGCGGTGTGGGATACCGCCGCGCTGCACCGGGTACTAGAGAGCTTAGAGTCGGTGGAAAACCAGCCCGCGAGGGTGCTCTATAAGGAAGTAGCCGTCGCCGAGGTGAAAGGCGACGGCTTAGAGCGCGACTATGACACTCTGGCAGAACTCGCTGACTACGGCGAGCTCGAGGACTAG
- a CDS encoding Na/Pi symporter — translation MTRPEDRSNPPEQAGEEQAARASGSSAATKMDDSQDGGAHQNAPASAEELGEDTSMEEEAQHSQGPFAAMPKWALWILAFVTLYFLIVAIGVIGDGFSAVGEDTAEAAFEFATNPFVGLFVGILATVLVQSSSTTTAITVAAVGSGALPVETAVPVIMGANIGTTVTNTLASLGFAGNRQEFRRAFSAALVHDFYNMLAVVILFTVEVIFQPIQRSAKWVADQLYGTVLPDPDDADFISAITDPVADLIGPEGLAGLLGNDIAVGVGSIILGVVMIFVAIYLLGKILQAIMVGAARKYLKKAVGGNPIVSMGVGAGITVLIQSSSVTTSTLVPFAGAGTLSTKDIYPVTLGANLGTTATGLIAALAVTGGGGLDALTIALVHTLYNLYGIIIIYGLPFLRNLPVMAANAMGAIVADRRWVAPAWVLTLWVALPALVVGVVAFT, via the coding sequence ATGACTCGACCTGAAGACCGTTCGAACCCGCCGGAGCAGGCGGGCGAGGAGCAGGCCGCCCGCGCGTCGGGCTCGAGCGCTGCGACGAAGATGGACGATAGCCAGGACGGCGGCGCGCACCAGAACGCCCCGGCCAGCGCCGAAGAACTCGGCGAGGACACCTCGATGGAGGAAGAGGCCCAGCACTCGCAGGGTCCTTTCGCAGCGATGCCGAAGTGGGCGCTGTGGATCCTCGCCTTCGTTACCCTCTACTTCCTCATCGTCGCCATCGGAGTGATCGGTGACGGCTTCTCCGCGGTCGGTGAGGATACCGCCGAGGCGGCCTTCGAATTCGCTACCAACCCGTTCGTGGGCTTATTCGTCGGTATCCTCGCCACGGTCTTGGTGCAGTCCTCGTCGACGACGACGGCGATCACCGTCGCCGCCGTCGGCTCTGGGGCGCTGCCGGTGGAAACCGCGGTGCCGGTCATCATGGGTGCGAACATCGGCACCACCGTGACCAACACCCTGGCCTCCCTCGGCTTCGCAGGTAACCGCCAGGAGTTCCGCCGCGCCTTCTCCGCGGCGCTGGTGCATGACTTCTACAACATGCTCGCAGTGGTCATCCTCTTCACCGTCGAGGTGATCTTCCAGCCGATCCAGCGCTCGGCCAAGTGGGTCGCCGACCAGCTCTACGGCACCGTGCTGCCGGATCCGGACGACGCCGACTTCATCTCCGCTATCACAGACCCCGTCGCCGACCTCATCGGCCCCGAGGGCCTGGCCGGCCTCCTGGGCAACGACATCGCCGTCGGCGTCGGGTCGATCATCCTCGGCGTGGTCATGATCTTCGTGGCCATCTACCTGCTGGGCAAGATCCTGCAGGCCATCATGGTCGGCGCGGCGCGCAAGTACCTGAAGAAGGCGGTCGGCGGCAACCCGATCGTCTCCATGGGCGTGGGCGCCGGCATCACCGTCCTCATCCAGTCCTCCTCGGTGACCACCTCCACGCTGGTGCCCTTCGCCGGCGCGGGCACCTTGAGCACCAAGGACATCTACCCGGTCACCCTGGGCGCCAACCTGGGTACCACCGCCACCGGCCTCATCGCCGCGCTCGCCGTGACCGGTGGCGGCGGCCTGGACGCCCTGACCATCGCGCTGGTGCACACCCTGTACAACCTCTACGGAATCATCATCATCTACGGCCTGCCGTTCCTGCGGAACCTGCCGGTCATGGCCGCCAACGCCATGGGCGCCATCGTCGCCGACCGCCGCTGGGTCGCCCCGGCATGGGTGCTGACCCTCTGGGTCGCCCTCCCGGCGCTGGTCGTCGGCGTCGTCGCCTTCACCTAG
- the modA gene encoding molybdate ABC transporter substrate-binding protein, translating into MKRRVLAAVTALLTGAGALTACATGADENQLTLFAASSTRVLNEGLEELAADHEPAVNLEFNNDGSSGLVSQLAEGAPADILITADEATMETAVADGTVGKPRKFAYNELVMVVHPDAAGEITSITDATAEGVDLILCDAEVPCGRLSETLAEENDLDFSPVSLEHSVGDVLGKVVAGEADAGWVYRTDAHSAGDDVTIIDIPHAEEHPNTLYAAVVENSQNPEAAEKFLDLLTSEEVAGLLEDAGFHPAATN; encoded by the coding sequence ATGAAACGCCGTGTCCTCGCCGCTGTCACCGCCCTACTCACCGGCGCCGGAGCGCTCACCGCCTGCGCCACGGGTGCAGACGAGAACCAACTGACCTTATTCGCCGCCTCCTCCACCCGCGTGCTCAACGAAGGCCTCGAAGAGCTCGCCGCCGACCACGAGCCGGCGGTCAACCTCGAGTTCAACAACGACGGCTCCAGCGGGCTGGTCAGCCAGCTGGCCGAGGGCGCCCCGGCCGATATCCTCATCACCGCCGATGAAGCCACGATGGAGACGGCGGTGGCGGACGGGACCGTCGGAAAGCCCCGGAAATTCGCCTATAACGAGCTGGTCATGGTCGTTCACCCGGATGCGGCCGGCGAGATCACCTCGATCACCGATGCCACCGCCGAGGGCGTCGATCTCATTCTCTGCGACGCGGAGGTGCCGTGCGGGCGCTTATCGGAGACCCTCGCGGAAGAAAATGACCTGGATTTCTCCCCCGTCTCGCTGGAGCACTCGGTAGGCGATGTGCTCGGCAAGGTCGTCGCGGGCGAGGCCGATGCCGGGTGGGTCTACCGCACTGACGCGCACTCGGCGGGTGACGACGTCACCATCATCGACATCCCGCACGCCGAAGAACACCCCAACACGCTGTACGCGGCGGTCGTCGAGAATTCCCAGAACCCCGAGGCCGCCGAGAAGTTCCTGGATCTGCTGACCAGCGAGGAGGTCGCCGGTCTTTTGGAAGACGCCGGATTCCACCCCGCCGCCACCAACTAG
- a CDS encoding ATP-binding cassette domain-containing protein: MANPRELRPRPPLVIVVLGALAVAYLVLPIMALATRVPWGRLVEILTRPEVAELIGLTLSAAVASSAIVVLIGVPLALAIQSLRRGAHIARLLVLLPLAMPPVVGGLALSALIGNNGILAGALDVLNLQFAFAFPGVVAAHVFVALPFVVVAVDSALRQIDSEVTASAAGIGMSPAEVLRKITLPTIRPAIATGAGLAFARSLGEFGTTITFAGSMPGITRTMSLAIYLERETDRDAAYALSAVLIALAVIVLALAFVPTLLHRSPTPVARTLADMDTARLRTLTVPEEPAAITARADATTTAFPAGSTTAVIGPNGSGKSTLSGMIAGRLTGAEVSVDEVRVDTLPAHRRGIVLLTQNPGLPRVGTALDILTMVTRDQRRSDQLLDAAGLHPLRDVPVASLSGGQAAQVALLRALASRPRALILDEPLAAIDVHSSARWRALLRATAGDRTTVLVTHDLLDIAGLSDRIVTLEAGVPVAAGPTQEMLEVPPNDFVAGLAGINRLAGTVTAVNADTVTVEASGVELIGLPTAGSALSEGDSVVATVLPEAITLRLASGGEKVPTSARNHWVGEVTDVQAGSASATTVVVGLGERLVRASVTTAAVVELGLAPKSRVELVTKAQAITIHPRP; this comes from the coding sequence ATGGCTAACCCCCGCGAGCTGCGCCCCCGGCCTCCCCTGGTAATCGTGGTGCTCGGGGCATTGGCGGTCGCCTACCTCGTGCTGCCGATTATGGCACTGGCGACCCGGGTGCCCTGGGGCCGCCTCGTCGAGATCCTCACTCGCCCCGAGGTCGCCGAGCTCATCGGGCTGACCCTTTCCGCCGCGGTGGCCAGCTCAGCGATCGTGGTGCTCATTGGCGTCCCGCTGGCTCTGGCCATCCAGTCGCTGCGCCGCGGGGCGCATATCGCGCGCCTGCTGGTGCTGCTGCCGCTGGCGATGCCGCCGGTCGTCGGCGGCCTGGCGCTCTCGGCGCTGATCGGCAACAACGGCATCCTGGCCGGTGCCCTCGACGTACTCAACCTCCAGTTCGCCTTCGCCTTCCCCGGCGTGGTGGCCGCCCACGTGTTCGTGGCCCTGCCTTTCGTGGTCGTCGCCGTCGACTCCGCCCTGCGCCAGATCGACTCCGAGGTCACCGCCTCGGCCGCCGGGATCGGCATGAGCCCCGCTGAGGTGTTGCGCAAGATCACGCTGCCGACGATCCGCCCCGCCATCGCCACCGGAGCGGGGCTGGCGTTTGCCCGCTCGCTGGGAGAGTTCGGCACCACTATCACTTTCGCCGGCTCCATGCCGGGTATCACCCGCACGATGTCGCTGGCCATCTACCTAGAGCGCGAAACCGACCGCGACGCCGCCTACGCGCTCTCCGCGGTGCTCATCGCCCTCGCGGTCATCGTCCTGGCGCTGGCCTTCGTGCCGACGCTGCTGCACCGCTCCCCCACCCCGGTCGCGCGCACGCTCGCAGACATGGACACCGCGCGCCTGCGCACCCTGACGGTCCCGGAGGAACCCGCCGCGATCACCGCGCGTGCCGACGCCACCACCACCGCCTTTCCCGCCGGCAGCACCACCGCGGTGATCGGGCCCAACGGTTCCGGAAAATCGACGCTCAGCGGCATGATCGCCGGCCGGCTCACCGGCGCTGAGGTGAGCGTCGATGAGGTGCGCGTCGATACCCTGCCCGCCCACCGCCGCGGCATCGTGCTACTCACCCAGAACCCGGGGTTGCCGCGCGTCGGCACGGCCTTAGACATCCTCACCATGGTCACCCGGGATCAGCGGCGCAGCGACCAGCTTCTCGACGCCGCCGGCCTCCATCCGCTGCGCGACGTTCCCGTCGCCTCTCTCTCCGGCGGCCAGGCAGCGCAGGTCGCCTTGCTGCGGGCCCTGGCCTCGCGCCCGCGGGCTTTGATTCTCGACGAGCCGCTCGCCGCCATCGACGTGCACTCCTCTGCCCGCTGGAGAGCACTTTTGCGGGCGACCGCCGGTGATCGCACGACGGTGCTGGTCACCCACGACCTGCTGGATATAGCCGGGCTCTCCGATCGCATCGTCACCCTGGAGGCAGGGGTGCCGGTGGCCGCGGGGCCCACCCAAGAGATGCTCGAGGTCCCGCCGAATGACTTCGTCGCCGGGCTCGCCGGCATCAACCGGCTGGCGGGCACGGTGACGGCGGTGAATGCCGACACGGTCACGGTAGAGGCCTCCGGCGTGGAGCTCATCGGGCTCCCGACGGCGGGCTCGGCGCTCTCCGAAGGGGATTCTGTGGTCGCGACCGTGCTGCCAGAGGCCATCACGCTGCGCCTGGCTAGCGGGGGCGAAAAGGTGCCGACGTCCGCGCGTAACCACTGGGTCGGCGAGGTCACGGATGTGCAGGCCGGCAGCGCGTCGGCGACGACGGTGGTAGTCGGCCTGGGTGAGCGTCTCGTGCGCGCGAGTGTGACCACCGCCGCGGTCGTCGAGCTCGGGCTCGCGCCGAAAAGCCGCGTCGAGCTGGTGACGAAGGCGCAGGCGATCACGATCCACCCGCGCCCCTAG
- the thrB gene encoding homoserine kinase, with translation MAIELVPGTFVTVRVPGSSANLGPGFDTLGLALSIYDTVEVEVTRSGLEVEILGEGAEDLPRDGSHLVVRAIYSGLAACGVEAPGLRVRCHNTIPQSRGLGSSAAAAAAGVVAADALADHPLTTDQLVQLASAFEGHPDNAAASILGSAVVSWTDVPVDGKSEPRYQAAGIDVHPDIHATALVPDFHASTHAVRKVLPEQITHQDARFNVSRVAVMTVALQHRPDLLAEGTRDRLHQPYRADVLPVTAEWVNRLRNRGYAAYLSGAGPTIMVLSTEPVEERILDSARDDGLRVLELEVAGPIEATSGQA, from the coding sequence ATGGCGATCGAACTCGTTCCCGGCACCTTTGTCACCGTGCGGGTGCCCGGCTCCTCCGCGAACCTCGGCCCGGGCTTTGACACGCTGGGTCTGGCGCTTTCGATTTATGACACCGTCGAAGTCGAGGTCACCCGCTCCGGGCTCGAGGTGGAAATCCTCGGCGAAGGGGCCGAAGATCTACCCCGCGACGGCTCCCACCTCGTCGTCCGGGCCATCTACTCCGGGCTGGCCGCCTGCGGCGTGGAGGCCCCAGGCCTGCGCGTGCGCTGCCACAACACGATCCCGCAGTCTCGCGGGCTGGGCTCGTCGGCAGCTGCGGCAGCTGCCGGCGTCGTCGCCGCCGACGCGCTGGCGGATCACCCGCTGACCACGGATCAGCTCGTCCAGCTGGCCAGTGCCTTCGAGGGACACCCCGATAATGCCGCCGCCTCGATTCTGGGATCGGCTGTGGTGAGCTGGACCGACGTGCCCGTCGACGGCAAAAGCGAGCCGCGTTACCAAGCCGCGGGTATCGACGTCCACCCGGATATCCACGCCACCGCCTTGGTGCCGGACTTCCACGCCTCCACCCACGCGGTGCGCAAGGTGCTGCCGGAGCAGATCACACACCAGGACGCGCGCTTCAACGTCTCCCGCGTGGCCGTCATGACCGTGGCCCTCCAGCACCGGCCCGACTTGTTGGCGGAAGGTACCCGCGATCGCCTGCACCAGCCTTATCGTGCCGACGTGCTTCCCGTCACCGCCGAGTGGGTCAACCGCCTGCGCAACCGCGGCTATGCCGCCTACCTCTCCGGCGCCGGACCGACGATCATGGTCTTGTCCACCGAGCCGGTCGAAGAGCGCATCCTCGACTCCGCCCGCGACGATGGCCTGCGGGTGCTCGAGCTGGAGGTCGCCGGCCCGATCGAAGCCACCTCCGGGCAGGCCTAA
- a CDS encoding homoserine dehydrogenase, producing MTANNQSSFNPGKGTGEPVGVAVLGMGTVGTDVIRLMSENAEHFTHRIGGPLELKGVAVSDLSKERPGVDRDLLTDDARSLITRDDVDVVVEVIGGIDYPRELVLAALNAGKSVVTANKALVAAHADELAEAADAAGVDLYFEAAVAAAIPVVGMLRRSLAGDQINRIFGIVNGTTNYILDAMTSTGADYDDALAEATRLGYAEADPTADVEGHDAASKAAIMASLGFHTRVKFDDVHCEGITQITADDIEAAKKAGYVIKLLAICERITDSVGDESVSARVHPTLIPEAHPLASVNESYNAIYVDAEAAGSLMFYGNGAGGAPTASAVLGDLVGAARNKVHGGRAPGENTYAELPLTPFGDVPTRYHIDMSVVDRAGVLADLSARFSRKGISLRTVRQEEQERHSHARLIVVTHQARESDLQDIVKELSELDDVQEITSVIRLDG from the coding sequence ATGACGGCGAACAACCAGTCCAGCTTCAACCCGGGCAAGGGAACCGGCGAGCCCGTCGGCGTCGCTGTGCTCGGTATGGGCACTGTGGGTACTGACGTGATTCGTCTCATGTCCGAAAATGCTGAGCACTTCACCCACCGCATCGGTGGCCCCCTGGAGCTCAAGGGAGTGGCCGTTTCGGATCTCTCGAAGGAGCGCCCCGGCGTCGACCGTGACCTGCTCACCGACGACGCCCGCTCGCTGATCACCCGCGATGATGTCGACGTGGTCGTCGAGGTCATCGGTGGTATCGACTACCCGCGTGAGCTCGTCCTCGCGGCGCTGAACGCCGGCAAGTCGGTGGTTACCGCCAACAAGGCCCTCGTCGCCGCGCATGCGGACGAACTCGCCGAAGCCGCCGACGCCGCCGGCGTCGACCTGTACTTTGAGGCGGCCGTCGCGGCGGCCATCCCGGTCGTCGGCATGCTGCGCCGCTCCCTGGCTGGCGATCAGATCAACCGCATCTTCGGCATCGTCAACGGCACCACCAACTACATCCTGGACGCCATGACCAGCACGGGCGCTGACTACGACGACGCCCTCGCCGAGGCCACCCGCCTGGGCTACGCGGAGGCCGATCCGACCGCGGACGTCGAAGGCCACGATGCCGCCTCGAAGGCCGCGATCATGGCGTCGCTCGGCTTCCACACCCGCGTGAAGTTCGACGACGTCCACTGCGAGGGCATCACGCAGATCACCGCCGACGACATCGAGGCCGCGAAGAAGGCGGGCTATGTCATCAAGCTGCTCGCGATCTGTGAGCGCATCACCGACTCTGTCGGCGACGAGTCCGTCTCCGCCCGCGTGCACCCGACGCTCATCCCGGAGGCCCACCCGCTGGCGAGCGTCAACGAATCCTACAACGCCATCTACGTCGACGCAGAAGCAGCAGGTTCCCTCATGTTCTACGGCAACGGCGCCGGCGGCGCCCCGACGGCGTCCGCCGTGCTCGGCGACCTCGTCGGCGCTGCCCGCAACAAGGTTCACGGTGGTCGCGCCCCCGGCGAGAACACCTACGCAGAGCTCCCGCTCACCCCGTTCGGGGACGTGCCCACCCGCTACCACATCGACATGTCCGTCGTGGACCGCGCCGGCGTGCTGGCGGATCTCTCCGCACGCTTTTCCCGCAAGGGCATTTCCCTGCGCACCGTGCGCCAGGAGGAGCAGGAGCGCCACTCGCACGCCCGCCTGATCGTGGTCACCCACCAGGCGCGGGAATCGGATTTGCAGGACATCGTCAAGGAGCTCTCCGAGCTCGACGACGTGCAGGAAATCACCAGTGTCATCCGCCTCGACGGCTAG
- a CDS encoding molybdopterin-dependent oxidoreductase — protein MDVVLTEYPWWLRIEHFVNILFITLFIRSGIEILGTFPKLHTSIHTPLGKQWAQFTVKEKRKRKYFPVAGEYENYSPLISLPGHGALGQGRYWHFISVIGWVTMMVIYWVLLLATGQWRRYWPEDWGVFAQAFDDMIHYLAFDMPPAMEGYPFNAVQQLSYLFVVVVLPLIMIVTGFFQSPAINNRFPRISKAMGGRQVIRTIHFLGLAMYLAFVVIHVLLVVLHGWGHETSKMVFGDTERPVAAGIIYLIGLAFIVWFHVWATRTSLEKPKVIEKIHNVVVRPMTRGMRKLASRQHYSDKDVTPWGEHRASGMPPSTEEYAALVSNEYKDDFVLEIGGFVERPMRLTLADLEEISGGHSQNTVHHCVQGFSSLGKWNGVMLKDLIELAGPIDGWTDVNVMSFQNMTRDDDVYTGAYYYETLAKEEALQPQTLIATGYLDRELPMKNGAPCRLRLETSTGYRSAKWIERIEVVNRFDIIGNGMGGFFEDTDSYDRLQMI, from the coding sequence ATGGACGTCGTATTGACGGAATACCCCTGGTGGCTGCGCATCGAGCACTTCGTGAACATCTTGTTCATCACGTTGTTCATCCGTTCGGGTATCGAGATCCTCGGTACCTTCCCGAAGCTGCACACGTCGATTCACACCCCGCTGGGCAAGCAGTGGGCCCAATTCACGGTGAAGGAAAAGCGCAAGCGCAAGTACTTCCCGGTCGCCGGTGAGTACGAGAACTACAGCCCGCTGATCTCGCTGCCGGGCCACGGCGCGCTGGGCCAGGGCCGCTACTGGCACTTCATCTCGGTGATCGGGTGGGTGACCATGATGGTCATCTACTGGGTCCTGCTTCTGGCCACGGGCCAGTGGCGTCGTTACTGGCCGGAGGATTGGGGAGTGTTCGCCCAAGCCTTCGACGACATGATCCACTACCTCGCCTTCGACATGCCGCCGGCGATGGAGGGCTACCCCTTCAACGCGGTGCAGCAGCTGTCCTACCTGTTCGTCGTGGTGGTGCTCCCGCTGATCATGATCGTGACCGGGTTCTTCCAGTCCCCGGCTATCAACAATCGCTTCCCGCGGATCTCGAAGGCGATGGGCGGACGCCAGGTCATCCGCACGATTCACTTCTTGGGCCTGGCGATGTATCTGGCCTTCGTCGTCATCCACGTGCTGCTGGTGGTCCTGCACGGCTGGGGCCACGAGACCTCGAAGATGGTCTTCGGCGACACCGAACGCCCGGTGGCCGCCGGCATCATCTACCTCATCGGCCTGGCGTTCATCGTCTGGTTCCATGTCTGGGCTACCCGCACGTCGCTGGAGAAGCCCAAGGTGATTGAGAAGATCCACAACGTGGTGGTGCGCCCGATGACTCGCGGTATGCGCAAGCTGGCCTCCCGCCAGCACTACTCGGACAAGGACGTCACCCCGTGGGGCGAGCACCGCGCCTCGGGCATGCCGCCCTCGACCGAGGAATATGCCGCGCTGGTGTCCAACGAGTACAAGGACGACTTCGTCCTAGAGATCGGCGGTTTCGTCGAGCGGCCCATGAGGTTGACCCTGGCCGATCTGGAGGAGATCTCCGGCGGGCACTCCCAGAACACGGTGCACCACTGTGTCCAGGGATTCTCCTCGCTGGGTAAGTGGAACGGCGTCATGCTCAAGGACCTCATCGAGCTGGCTGGGCCTATCGACGGGTGGACCGACGTCAACGTGATGTCCTTCCAGAACATGACCCGCGACGACGACGTCTACACCGGCGCCTACTACTACGAGACCCTGGCCAAGGAGGAGGCGCTGCAGCCGCAGACGCTCATCGCCACCGGGTACCTCGACCGAGAGCTGCCGATGAAAAACGGCGCGCCCTGCCGACTGCGCCTGGAGACCTCCACCGGCTACCGCTCCGCCAAGTGGATCGAGCGCATCGAGGTGGTCAACCGCTTCGACATCATCGGCAACGGTATGGGCGGTTTCTTCGAAGACACCGACAGCTACGACCGCCTGCAGATGATTTAG
- a CDS encoding CBU_0592 family membrane protein: MTPMVFFGLVASVALLFAFAMLNLGKWTADSYPYQALNFLGAAFLAASAFEPFNAGVFWTEVLWSLLGLYGLIRIYVTKRAPEEGRPQARPRCA, encoded by the coding sequence ATGACCCCCATGGTCTTTTTCGGGCTGGTTGCGTCAGTTGCGCTACTCTTTGCCTTCGCCATGCTCAACCTCGGCAAGTGGACCGCCGATAGCTACCCCTATCAGGCGCTGAACTTCCTCGGCGCCGCCTTCCTCGCGGCGTCTGCTTTTGAGCCCTTCAACGCCGGCGTCTTCTGGACCGAGGTGCTGTGGTCCTTGCTCGGCCTCTACGGGCTCATCCGCATCTACGTCACGAAACGGGCGCCGGAAGAAGGACGTCCCCAAGCCCGGCCCCGCTGTGCCTAA
- a CDS encoding CBU_0592 family membrane protein — protein MEFSYEIGIAAGISFVVALALLNFRVVTAESPIYQCLNLFGALGFTYTAISPFNPGLFITETVWALVAVFGLWKIFTGRSKKNADKPRVA, from the coding sequence ATGGAGTTCTCCTATGAAATCGGTATCGCTGCTGGCATCAGCTTCGTGGTCGCCCTGGCGCTGCTGAACTTCCGCGTCGTTACCGCAGAATCCCCCATCTACCAGTGCCTCAACCTCTTCGGCGCACTCGGTTTCACCTACACCGCGATCTCCCCGTTCAACCCGGGTTTGTTCATCACTGAGACCGTCTGGGCGCTCGTGGCCGTCTTCGGCCTGTGGAAGATCTTCACCGGCCGATCCAAGAAGAACGCCGACAAACCCCGGGTCGCCTAA
- a CDS encoding TetR/AcrR family transcriptional regulator — MTTPPRPSNRREEIIAATLDVITSHGLAGASLRRIASACGVSLGSITYHFADRDTLLNQALRAFVDDSVASFEAAFADITSLDDARAAAVQVLTEAASSYRTAAISSELYTLSLRRPRHRLLLIEWAKATRNAMGKAFDDETAHILDAFYEGLLLHRRMVPAEHNDELIAEAVKRLTPPSGYIGPNS; from the coding sequence GTGACCACCCCGCCTAGGCCGAGCAACCGCCGCGAAGAGATCATCGCGGCCACCCTCGATGTCATCACGAGCCACGGCCTCGCCGGAGCGAGCCTGCGGCGTATCGCCAGCGCGTGCGGTGTCTCACTCGGCTCGATCACCTACCACTTCGCCGATCGCGACACCCTGTTAAACCAAGCGCTGCGGGCGTTTGTCGACGATTCTGTGGCCAGCTTCGAGGCCGCCTTCGCGGATATCACCTCGCTTGACGACGCCCGCGCCGCCGCCGTCCAGGTCCTCACGGAGGCGGCGTCGTCGTATCGCACCGCGGCCATCAGCAGCGAGCTCTATACGCTCTCGCTGCGCCGCCCCCGCCACCGGCTGCTCTTGATCGAGTGGGCGAAGGCCACCCGCAACGCCATGGGCAAGGCTTTCGACGACGAGACCGCCCACATCCTCGACGCCTTCTACGAAGGCCTGCTGCTGCACCGCCGGATGGTTCCGGCCGAGCATAACGACGAGCTCATCGCGGAAGCCGTCAAAAGGCTCACGCCTCCCTCGGGCTATATCGGCCCAAACTCCTAG